A region of Numida meleagris isolate 19003 breed g44 Domestic line chromosome 26, NumMel1.0, whole genome shotgun sequence DNA encodes the following proteins:
- the HOXB5 gene encoding homeobox protein Hox-B5, which yields MSSYFVNSFSGRYPNGPDYQLLNYGTSSSMNGSYRDSSTMHSSSYGYNYNGMDLSINRSASSSHFGAVGESSRGFPSPAQESRFRQASSCSLSSPDSLPCSNSESHGGKPAPSPSDQATSASTNTNFTELDETSASSGADEGTPISSSIPRAQAEPIATSTAATEGQAPQIFPWMRKLHISHDMTGPDGKRARTAYTRYQTLELEKEFHFNRYLTRRRRIEIAHALCLSERQIKIWFQNRRMKWKKDNKLKSMSLASAGSAFQP from the exons ATGAGCTCTTACTTTGTAAACTCGTTCTCAGGGCGCTACCCAAATGGCCCCGACTATCAGTTACTAAATTATGGGACCAGCAGTTCCATGAACGGTTCTTACAGAGATTCAAGCACCATGCATTCCAGCTCTTATGGCTACAACTACAATGGGATGGACCTTAGCATCAACCGCTCAGCCTCCTCTAGTCACTTTGGGGCTGTGGGGGAGAGCTCCCGCGGTTTCCCTTCTCCAGCTCAGGAGAGCAGGTTTAGACAGGCGTCTAGCTGCTCCTTATCTTCTCCCGACTCCCTTCCCTGCTCCAACAGCGAGAGCCATGGAGGCAAGCCCGCCCCGTCCCCCTCCGACCAAGCTACTTCTGCCAGCACCAACACAAATTTCACAGAACTAGACGAGACCAGCGCGTCCTCGGGAGCCGACGAGGGCACTCCAAtaagcagcagcatcccccGAGCGCAGGCAGAGCCCATCGCAACCTCCACGGCAGCAACAGAAGGGCAGGCACCTCAGATATTCCCTTGGATGAGGAAACTTCACATTAGCCATG ACATGACTGGACCAGACGGGAAGAGGGCGAGGACAGCGTACACTCGCTACCAGACCCTGGAGTTGGAAAAGGAATTCCACTTCAATAGATATCTCACCCGCAGGAGGAGAATAGAGATCGCTCACGCTCTGTGCCTCTCCGAGAGGCAGATCAAAATCTGGTTCCAGAACAGGAGGATGAAATGGAAGAAGGATAATAAACTGAAAAGCATGAGCTTAGCCTCTGCGGGCAGCGCCTTTCAGCCATAA